Proteins encoded together in one Coffea arabica cultivar ET-39 chromosome 2c, Coffea Arabica ET-39 HiFi, whole genome shotgun sequence window:
- the LOC113727827 gene encoding chloroplast stem-loop binding protein of 41 kDa b, chloroplastic isoform X1, with translation MASMAAVQAKQPSFSVLPSSLSDFNGIRLTTSVQYKRKVLHPRGALHVSASAAKKILIMGGTRFIGIFLSRFLVKEGHQVTLFTRGKAPIAQQLPGESDTGFADFSSKILHLKGDRKDFEFVKSSLAAEGFDVVYDINGREAAEAEPILDALPNLEQYIYCSSAGVYLKSDYLPHFEIDAVDPKSRHKGKLETESLLEARGVNWTSLRPVYIYGPLNYNPVEEWFFHRLKAGRPIPIPNSGMQVTQLGHVKDLATAFVKVLGNEKASKEVFNISGEKYVTFDGLAKACAKAAGFPEPEIIHFNPKEFDFGKKKPFPFRDQHFFASIEKAKSVLGWKPEFALVEGLADSYNLDFGRGTYRKEADFSTDDIILGKSLVLA, from the exons ATGGCTAGCATGGCGGCGGTGCAGGCTAAGCAGCCTTCTTTCTCTGTTCTCCCATCATCTCTTTCAGACTTCAATGGCATCAGATTGACCACCTCAGTTCAG TACAAAAGGAAGGTATTGCATCCAAGAGGAGCACTACACGTCTCAGCATCAGCTGCCAAAAAAATTCTTATCATGGGAGGAACCCGATTTATTGGTATCTTTTTGTCCAGATTTCTAGTGAAAGAAGGGCATCAG GTAACGCTGTTCACCAGAGGAAAGGCACCTATCGCTCAGCAATTGCCTGGAGAATCAGACACAGGTTTTGCTGATTTTTCCTCCAAG ATATTGCACTTAAAGGGAGACCGAAAAGATTTTGAATTTGTGAAGAGCAGTCTTGCAGCTGAAGGTTTTGATGTTGTATATGATATAAATG GTCGTGAAGCAGCTGAAGCAGAACCTATATTAGACGCATTACCTAACCTGGAACA GTACATCTACTGCTCATCAGCTGGCGTTTACCTCAAATCTGATTATCTGCCACATTTTGAG ATTGATGCAGTTGATCCAAAAAGTAGGCACAAGGGAAAACTTGAGACTGAGAGCTTGCTGGAAGCACGAGGTGTTAATTGGACTTCTCTGAGGCCAGTCTACATCTATGGGCCATTAAACTACAATCCTGTTGAAGAGTGGTTCTTCCACAGGCTGAAAGCAGGTCGTCCAATACCAATTCCCAACTCAGGAATGCAAGTAACCCAACTTGGTCATGTAAAG GATCTTGCTACTGCTTTCGTTAAGGTTCTTGGTAATGAAAAAGCAAGCAAGGAAGTATTCAACATATCTGGGGAAAAGTACGTCACCTTTGATGGATTAGCTAAAGCATGCGCAAAG GCTGCTGGATTCCCTGAGCCTGAGATTATTCATTTCAACCCCAAGGAGTTTGATTTCGGCAAAAAGAAACCATTTCCCTTCCGTGATCAG CATTTCTTTGCTTCCATCGAAAAAGCGAAAAGTGTGCTGGGTTGGAAACCAGAATTTGCCCTGGTGGAAGGTCTTGCAGACTCTTACAACCTGGACTTTGGTAGGGGAACGTATAGAAAAGAGGCTGATTTCTCAACAGATGACATTATCCTTGGCAAGAGCCTTGTCCTCGCCTAA
- the LOC113727827 gene encoding chloroplast stem-loop binding protein of 41 kDa b, chloroplastic isoform X2 yields the protein MASMAAVQAKQPSFSVLPSSLSDFNGIRLTTSVQYKRKVLHPRGALHVSASAAKKILIMGGTRFIGIFLSRFLVKEGHQVTLFTRGKAPIAQQLPGESDTGFADFSSKILHLKGDRKDFEFVKSSLAAEGFDVVYDINGREAAEAEPILDALPNLEQYIYCSSAGVYLKSDYLPHFEIDAVDPKSRHKGKLETESLLEARGVNWTSLRPVYIYGPLNYNPVEEWFFHRLKAGRPIPIPNSGMQVTQLGHVKDLATAFVKVLGNEKASKEVFNISGEKYVTFDGLAKACAKAAGFPEPEIIHFNPKEFDFGKKKPFPFRDQEKHVSIDVSGLGDFQTKYHKNPWR from the exons ATGGCTAGCATGGCGGCGGTGCAGGCTAAGCAGCCTTCTTTCTCTGTTCTCCCATCATCTCTTTCAGACTTCAATGGCATCAGATTGACCACCTCAGTTCAG TACAAAAGGAAGGTATTGCATCCAAGAGGAGCACTACACGTCTCAGCATCAGCTGCCAAAAAAATTCTTATCATGGGAGGAACCCGATTTATTGGTATCTTTTTGTCCAGATTTCTAGTGAAAGAAGGGCATCAG GTAACGCTGTTCACCAGAGGAAAGGCACCTATCGCTCAGCAATTGCCTGGAGAATCAGACACAGGTTTTGCTGATTTTTCCTCCAAG ATATTGCACTTAAAGGGAGACCGAAAAGATTTTGAATTTGTGAAGAGCAGTCTTGCAGCTGAAGGTTTTGATGTTGTATATGATATAAATG GTCGTGAAGCAGCTGAAGCAGAACCTATATTAGACGCATTACCTAACCTGGAACA GTACATCTACTGCTCATCAGCTGGCGTTTACCTCAAATCTGATTATCTGCCACATTTTGAG ATTGATGCAGTTGATCCAAAAAGTAGGCACAAGGGAAAACTTGAGACTGAGAGCTTGCTGGAAGCACGAGGTGTTAATTGGACTTCTCTGAGGCCAGTCTACATCTATGGGCCATTAAACTACAATCCTGTTGAAGAGTGGTTCTTCCACAGGCTGAAAGCAGGTCGTCCAATACCAATTCCCAACTCAGGAATGCAAGTAACCCAACTTGGTCATGTAAAG GATCTTGCTACTGCTTTCGTTAAGGTTCTTGGTAATGAAAAAGCAAGCAAGGAAGTATTCAACATATCTGGGGAAAAGTACGTCACCTTTGATGGATTAGCTAAAGCATGCGCAAAG GCTGCTGGATTCCCTGAGCCTGAGATTATTCATTTCAACCCCAAGGAGTTTGATTTCGGCAAAAAGAAACCATTTCCCTTCCGTGATCAG GAAAAACATGTCTCTATCGATGTTTCGGGGTTGGGAGATTTTCAGACGAAATATCACAAAAATCCTTGGAGGTGA
- the LOC113727829 gene encoding galactinol synthase 2-like, whose translation MAPKIVSSAVPNGLAKAASLPSRAYVTFLAGNGDYVKGVVGLAKGLRKVKTAYPLVVAVLPDVPEEHRRILVNQGCIVREIEPVYPPENQTQFAMAYYVINYSKLRIWEFVEYSKMIYLDGDIQVYENIDHLFDLPDGYFYAVKDCFCEKTWSHTPQYKIGYCQQCPDKVQWPEELGPKPPLYFNAGMFVYEPSLPTYDDLLRTLEITPPSPFAEQDFLNMFFRDVYRPIPPIYNLVLAMLWRHPENVELEKVKVVHYCAAGSKPWRYTGQEQNMHREDIKMLVKKWWDIYDDETLDYKRSLTSSIGTAAATGIEAEAQTLKPRPARYIAAPSAA comes from the exons atggctccTAAAATTGTTAGTAGTGCAGTGCCCAATGGTCTTGCTAAGGCCGCTAGTCTGCCTAGCCGTGCCTATGTGACTTTCCTGGCAGGCAACGGTGACTACGTAAAGGGCGTGGTTGGATTGGCCAAAGGGTTGAGGAAGGTGAAAACTGCCTACCCTTTAGTGGTTGCAGTTTTGCCTGACGTCCCGGAGGAGCACCGCCGCATACTGGTGAACCAGGGCTGTATAGTCCGGGAGATTGAGCCGGTTTATCCTCCTGAAAACCAGACTCAATTTGCCATGGCCTACTACGTCATCAATTACTCCAAGCTTCGCATTTGGGAG TTTGTGGAGTATAGCAAGATGATATATTTGGACGGAGATATCCAAGTGTACGAGAACATAGATCACCTGTTTGACTTGCCAGATGGGTACTTTTATGCTGTAAAGGACTGCTTCTGTGAGAAGACTTGGAGCCACACCCCACAATACAAGATTGGCTACTGCCAGCAATGCCCTGACAAGGTGCAGTGGCCTGAGGAGTTGGGTCCTAAGCCCCCTCTTTACTTTAACGCTGGCATGTTTGTTTATGAGCCTAGTCTTCCCACTTACGATGATCTCTTAAGGACCCTCGAGATCACCCCTCCTTCCCCATTTGCCGAGCAG GACTTCTTGAACATGTTCTTTAGGGATGTATACAGGCCAATTCCACCGATCTACAACTTGGTTTTGGCCATGTTATGGAGACATCCGGAGAATGTTGAGTTGGAAAAAGTAAAGGTCGTCCATTACTGCGCCGCTGGATCAAAGCCTTGGAGGTACACTGGCCAGGAGCAAAACATGCACAGAGAAGATATCAAAATGCTTGTCAAGAAATGGTGGGATATTTACGACGACGAGACATTGGACTACAAGAGATCATTAACTTCAAGCATTGGCACAGCAGCAGCAACTGGCATTGAAGCCGAAGCTCAGACACTCAAGCCTAGACCTGCTCGCTACATTGCTGCACCATCTGCCGCTTGA